The following proteins come from a genomic window of Prionailurus viverrinus isolate Anna chromosome D1, UM_Priviv_1.0, whole genome shotgun sequence:
- the ZNF214 gene encoding zinc finger protein 214 isoform X1: protein MPPFYSSDSSKLHPSLKEEHKGGSNVHYFLHSLIPDLFFLENLIFDQMAVTFEDVTVIFTWEEWKFLDSSQKKLYREVMWENYTNVMSVGNWKESYKPQEERFRYLEHENHPCWQGWRSASTQIYKNRSYVETIQGIDSKDLKQQDLSHHQEWLILSTQVPGYGNYELTFEGRSPRNLKYTKFIPWQSLETKHTPQDYAREIYMNESHGFQGSRCHLGISKKNLSMEKEQKLIVQHSCVSTGEARPEYIGEIYQHDLLKDSMEEKYCGCNKCKEIYYWNSQCVLHKRNQLGEKFYQCSISTACFSQRSDLYRHPRIHIGKKLYGCDEVDGNFSQSLGVHFHQRVCTGEVSYICHMCGKSFSQISSLHNHQRVHKEEKLYKFECGKDLSRNSLLHIHQRLHIGEKPFKCDQCGKSFSRSSVLHVHQRVHTGEKPYKCDECGKGFSQSSNLRIHQLVHTGEKSYKCDDCGKGFTQRSNLQIHQRVHTGEKPYKCDDCGKDFSHSSDLRIHQRVHTGEKPYTCHECGKGFSKSSKLHTHQRVHTGEKPYKCEQCGKGFSQRSHLLIHQRVHTGEKPYKCDDCGKGFSHSSNLHIHQRVHTGEKPYQCAKCGKGFGHSSALRIHQRVHTGEKPYKCHEYYKGFDPNSHLHNNHGQESL from the exons atgcccccattttacag cTCAGACTCCtcaaaactccacccttccctaAAAGAGGAGCATAAAGGAGGAAGCAATGTTCACTATTTTCTTCATAGTCTGATCCCAG ATCTCTTCTTCCTGGAAAATCTGATCTTTGACCAGATGGCAGTAACATTTGAAGATGTGACTGTTATTTTCACTTGGGAGGAGTGGAAATTCCTGGATTCTTCTCAAAAAAAGCTCTACAGAGAGGTCATGTGGGAGAACTACACAAATGTCATGTCAGTAG GAAACTGGAAAGAGAGTTACAAACCCCAAGAAGAAAGATTCAGATATTTAGAACATGAAAATCATCCCTGCTGGCAAGGCTGGAGGAGTGCCAGCACTCAGATATATAAGAATAGAAGCTATGTGGAAACCATCCAAGGAATAGATTCCAAAGACCTCAAGCAACAAGACCTTTCCCACCATCAAGAATGGTTGATACTCTCCACGCAAGTACCAGGGTATGGGAACTATGAGCTGACTTTTGAAGGCAGAAGTCCCAGGaacttaaaatatacaaagtttATACCCTGGCAGTCCTTAGAAACAAAACACACCCCTCAAGACTATGCTAGAGAAATCTACATGAATGAGTCACATGGTTTTCAAGGAAGCAGATGCCATCTTGGCATATCTAAGAAAAATCTCTctatggaaaaagaacagaagctCATAGTTCAGCATTCTTGTGTCTCAACAGGGGAAGCCCGTCCAGAGTACATTGGGGAGATATATCAACATGACTTACTGAAAGACTCTATGGAAGAGAAATACTGTGGAtgtaataaatgcaaagaaatttaTTATTGGAACTCACAGTGTGTTCTCCACAAGAGAAATCAACTTGGAGAAAAGTTCTATCAGTGCTCCATCAGCACAGCATGCTTCTCTCAGAGATCAGACCTATATAGACATCCAAGAATTCACATAGGTAAGAAGCTGTATGGATGTGATGAAGTTGATGGTAACTTCAGTCAGAGCTTAGGTGTTCACTTTCATCAGAGAGTCTGCACAGGGGAGGTTTCTTATATATGCCACATGTGTGGTAAGAGCTTCAGTCAGATCTCTAGCCTTCACAATCATCAAAGAGTCCATAAAGAAGAGAAACTCTATAAATTTGAGTGTGGTAAGGACCTCAGTAGAAATTCATTACTTCACATTCACCAGAGACTTCACATAGGAGAGAAGCCTTTTAAGTGTGATCAGTGTGGTAAGAGTTTTAGTCGGAGTTCAGTGCTTCACGTTCATCAGAGAGTccatacaggagagaaaccataTAAGTGTGATGAGTGTGGTAAGGGCTTCAGTCAGAGCTCAAATCTTCGAATTCATCAGTTAGTCCACACAGGAGAGAAGTCCTATAAATGTGATGACTGTGGTAAGGGCTTTACCCAGCGCTCAAATCTCCAGATTCATCAGAGAGTACATACAGGAGAGAAGCCTTACAAATGTGATGACTGTGGGAAAGACTTTAGTCACAGCTCTGATCTTCGCATCCATCAGAGGGTCCATACAGGGGAGAAACCCTATACTTGTCATGAATGTGGGAAGGGCTTCAGCAAGAGTTCAAAGCTTCACACTCATCAAAGAGtacacactggagagaaaccctataaatGCGAACAGTGTGGTAAGGGATTCAGTCAGCGTTCACATCTTCTCATTCATCAGAGAGTCCACACAGGAGAAAAGCCCTATAAATGTGATGATTGTGGAAAGGGCTTTAGTCACAGCTCTAATCTTCACATCCATCAGAGGGTCCACACAGGAGAGAAGCCTTATCAATGTGCTAAGTGCGGCAAGGGTTTTGGTCATAGCTCAGCTCTTCGAATTCATCAAAGAgtccacacaggagagaaaccttataaATGCCATGAGTATTATAAGGGATTTGATCCGAATTCACATCTTCACAATAATCACGGACAGGAAAGCTTATAA
- the ZNF214 gene encoding zinc finger protein 214 isoform X2: MAVTFEDVTVIFTWEEWKFLDSSQKKLYREVMWENYTNVMSVGNWKESYKPQEERFRYLEHENHPCWQGWRSASTQIYKNRSYVETIQGIDSKDLKQQDLSHHQEWLILSTQVPGYGNYELTFEGRSPRNLKYTKFIPWQSLETKHTPQDYAREIYMNESHGFQGSRCHLGISKKNLSMEKEQKLIVQHSCVSTGEARPEYIGEIYQHDLLKDSMEEKYCGCNKCKEIYYWNSQCVLHKRNQLGEKFYQCSISTACFSQRSDLYRHPRIHIGKKLYGCDEVDGNFSQSLGVHFHQRVCTGEVSYICHMCGKSFSQISSLHNHQRVHKEEKLYKFECGKDLSRNSLLHIHQRLHIGEKPFKCDQCGKSFSRSSVLHVHQRVHTGEKPYKCDECGKGFSQSSNLRIHQLVHTGEKSYKCDDCGKGFTQRSNLQIHQRVHTGEKPYKCDDCGKDFSHSSDLRIHQRVHTGEKPYTCHECGKGFSKSSKLHTHQRVHTGEKPYKCEQCGKGFSQRSHLLIHQRVHTGEKPYKCDDCGKGFSHSSNLHIHQRVHTGEKPYQCAKCGKGFGHSSALRIHQRVHTGEKPYKCHEYYKGFDPNSHLHNNHGQESL; encoded by the exons ATGGCAGTAACATTTGAAGATGTGACTGTTATTTTCACTTGGGAGGAGTGGAAATTCCTGGATTCTTCTCAAAAAAAGCTCTACAGAGAGGTCATGTGGGAGAACTACACAAATGTCATGTCAGTAG GAAACTGGAAAGAGAGTTACAAACCCCAAGAAGAAAGATTCAGATATTTAGAACATGAAAATCATCCCTGCTGGCAAGGCTGGAGGAGTGCCAGCACTCAGATATATAAGAATAGAAGCTATGTGGAAACCATCCAAGGAATAGATTCCAAAGACCTCAAGCAACAAGACCTTTCCCACCATCAAGAATGGTTGATACTCTCCACGCAAGTACCAGGGTATGGGAACTATGAGCTGACTTTTGAAGGCAGAAGTCCCAGGaacttaaaatatacaaagtttATACCCTGGCAGTCCTTAGAAACAAAACACACCCCTCAAGACTATGCTAGAGAAATCTACATGAATGAGTCACATGGTTTTCAAGGAAGCAGATGCCATCTTGGCATATCTAAGAAAAATCTCTctatggaaaaagaacagaagctCATAGTTCAGCATTCTTGTGTCTCAACAGGGGAAGCCCGTCCAGAGTACATTGGGGAGATATATCAACATGACTTACTGAAAGACTCTATGGAAGAGAAATACTGTGGAtgtaataaatgcaaagaaatttaTTATTGGAACTCACAGTGTGTTCTCCACAAGAGAAATCAACTTGGAGAAAAGTTCTATCAGTGCTCCATCAGCACAGCATGCTTCTCTCAGAGATCAGACCTATATAGACATCCAAGAATTCACATAGGTAAGAAGCTGTATGGATGTGATGAAGTTGATGGTAACTTCAGTCAGAGCTTAGGTGTTCACTTTCATCAGAGAGTCTGCACAGGGGAGGTTTCTTATATATGCCACATGTGTGGTAAGAGCTTCAGTCAGATCTCTAGCCTTCACAATCATCAAAGAGTCCATAAAGAAGAGAAACTCTATAAATTTGAGTGTGGTAAGGACCTCAGTAGAAATTCATTACTTCACATTCACCAGAGACTTCACATAGGAGAGAAGCCTTTTAAGTGTGATCAGTGTGGTAAGAGTTTTAGTCGGAGTTCAGTGCTTCACGTTCATCAGAGAGTccatacaggagagaaaccataTAAGTGTGATGAGTGTGGTAAGGGCTTCAGTCAGAGCTCAAATCTTCGAATTCATCAGTTAGTCCACACAGGAGAGAAGTCCTATAAATGTGATGACTGTGGTAAGGGCTTTACCCAGCGCTCAAATCTCCAGATTCATCAGAGAGTACATACAGGAGAGAAGCCTTACAAATGTGATGACTGTGGGAAAGACTTTAGTCACAGCTCTGATCTTCGCATCCATCAGAGGGTCCATACAGGGGAGAAACCCTATACTTGTCATGAATGTGGGAAGGGCTTCAGCAAGAGTTCAAAGCTTCACACTCATCAAAGAGtacacactggagagaaaccctataaatGCGAACAGTGTGGTAAGGGATTCAGTCAGCGTTCACATCTTCTCATTCATCAGAGAGTCCACACAGGAGAAAAGCCCTATAAATGTGATGATTGTGGAAAGGGCTTTAGTCACAGCTCTAATCTTCACATCCATCAGAGGGTCCACACAGGAGAGAAGCCTTATCAATGTGCTAAGTGCGGCAAGGGTTTTGGTCATAGCTCAGCTCTTCGAATTCATCAAAGAgtccacacaggagagaaaccttataaATGCCATGAGTATTATAAGGGATTTGATCCGAATTCACATCTTCACAATAATCACGGACAGGAAAGCTTATAA